The sequence AAAGATAGGGCATGCCCTATCTTTTGTGGagcagaggcacggatcggaagcccacggaaacactcAGAAGCCCTTCCGTGGGCTTTCAGCTCCGTACCTCCGCATGcaaaagacaggacatgtcctatctttggccgtatcttgcagattgcggatacattcaagtcaaagggtcaACATCTGCAGCACGCAGTGCACATGGGCACGGGGCACTTACGTtcatgttcacacgaccgttggtgtcccgttcccgtattgtggaccgcatttccAAATCCCCAGCTTTCCTttacacttaaagggaatctgtcaccagcatatTATCAAAAATTttctttcatgaatccatgtgtaataaagtaccttatatccagatgtcttgttctttttattgcgagtcttgtcatttcttcataaaaaggctttttgtgatatgcaaatgaagctgtaaggagcccagaggggcgttcttctttctccacggtgcccaggaacgcccctctgaagtgccgtgcccgccgaaattCGAAACGAATAcctccggcgcatgcccagtgacgctgttgccctcagtctttTTATCATTGCGCAGGGGcaggaaatcgccggcactgcgcctgcgcggaatTTAGGATGCGGCGAGAGGAggttcggggtgtttgccgcagagcgccgcgctgggggggagggggtttgagcactcagccgcgcctctgggaggcgatttagctgaacttgtaggaggtattcgttttcaaattttggcgggcacggcacttcagaggggcgttcctgggcaccgtggagaaagaagaacgcccctctgggctccttacagcttgatttgcatatcataagaagcgtttttatgaagaaatgacaagactcacaataaaaagaacaagacatctggatataaggtactttattacacatggattcatgaaaacaaTTTTTTGATAatatgctggtgacagattccctttaaattgatATAAAATTCTagcagccaccaccagggggagctcacgGAAGATAGGTTTCATACAGCCCCCACTAAACCAACAATACACCTGTCCTCAGTCTGCTCCACCTAGTGGTAGTGACAGGAATGAAAACGATGATTCTACCACTTTTACGTATTCATAAGCACAAACATCAGGTTAAAGTCTCGGACAACACTATACATTTTTAAAGATTTTGGGGGTGTTAGTACAACATACATTTGAGCCCTTAACAAAATCTTTGGTGACTGGTGCAAATAATAATAAGAAATGAGGTATTTGCTGCTAATATCTTTATAAAAAGCTCCAgttcatctctataaatatagttAATCACAGAATAAAAATCCCTATTTTGTCGCTGACATTAAgatccctcttccttctctttAGGAGTAAGAACATCCAAATCCTCCTTCTCGTCAGGACAATCTGTAGCATTAACATGAACCAGGATTGGACGGGACAGGACCTTCAGTGCTTCGAGGTAGCTTGGGGGCGGAGTCTGTGTGTTCTCCAGAGGCCGGGACAGGACGCGCAGGGCGTGCATGTAGCTGGGTGGAGGCGTGATGGTGTTATTCAGACGGAAACCATGAGGAGCCAGCAAAGCATTCACTTCTGGTACcacaaaaagacataaaaatgcGTGTAAAAACATAGAAGGGACCAGGATAAGAAAGCAAAACAATACTGCGCTCATCATTTTGCAAAGGTATTTCAAAACCACACAACccataacattttaaaaaaaatcccattcaGTTACTACTGTCAGCACATTAATCACCCCCCCTCGCCAATCAGGACGTTCCAGACCAGAGTCATCTCAAATGGTAGGTGTATTAATAAACAACGAAGGACCCCATTCAATAAAAgttagcagagatcttgaaaactgttAGGAATTGATACAGAAAGTACAATCAAAAACTGTCTAACTTTGTGGTGGAGGGGACAATTCTTCTTGTATCAACTTGACAAGCAAAACTTACCACTTGGATCCTGGAGGACTCCTGGAGAAGATGGGGGACTGTTGGTTTCCTGGACGTTGAGATTGGGGGGTTCCCTGTGATGATTGTTCCTCCTTGTATGAGTCTCATGGTTGGGGCGGGATCTTTTACAGAAAATGTAATGCATGTTTTTGTGCAGACACTGAGTACAAAACTTCCAGGACTTGAATACCCGAACCCAGCAGAAAATCAGGATCATTATGACAGCGAGACATATGGTGAACCAGACAAGCCACGACTCCTTCATCCTGGGGACACACAGAGATACTAGAGTAAGAAAGTACATCCACTAATGTCATGATCATCCCCCGGCAGTGTCCCATCCCAGTGAATGATTGGCTGAGCGATAATCTCCTGCTTGTCAAATGGGACCAAGAAGCCGAGACCATCAGGCACTGGAATGGGAGTGGCGGGGGATTGGAAAGGACAGTAtcaattatttttattacatACTGCTCTGACCTTGTCCATtggctggataacccctttaatattctagCAAATACAGTGGGGCACACTGAGTAAATATTGGGTTCAAAATGGCGTACAAACATATACCATATTTATAAAGCTTCTGGATGCCATTTTTGTTTCAGGTCATTCGTTTTGGTTAGATGCTGTGGTCCAACTGAATGGGTTTTCCCATACCTAGAtactgataggtcatcaacatcagattgtGGGGGGTCTGACATCCCGCACCCCAACAATCAGTTGTTTTCGGCAGCACTGGCGCCAATAACTATATGGTGGCACAATATTCTGTCCTTTGTGTAGTGGCTTTCCCAGCTTAAGGGCtgagcagtgctgcagatccatagtgcttccgtgggcttccgatccgtgcctccgtaccTATCTCACCgaatctcccggattgcggacctattcatccgTGATACGgtgtgcccatatattgcggacccactgtttgccgcctgcaatacgggcacggtcGGGCAACGGCCTTGTGCGTGAACAGGGTATGTGCTGCAGTACACTGCGGCAAgaaactacacaatggacagaggcTTCTATTCACTATATCGTTTCCGGCAAGGGTGGCTGCGAAAACAGCTTATCAGTGGGGGTGTGGGTTGTGTTGGATCCCCAGAGATctgataataatgacctatcctgaggataggtcattaaaatCTAagtaccggaaaacccctttaaactgtgattggttgctttgcGTAACAAGACCATTTTCATGTTAGACAGTTTTCATAAATgaggaaaatcacagaaaaaaagataataatacactaacaaaatagatgcaagcattatatatggagtaagccctcactctgatgtaataaaatctgagactctcagccaatatattttttgatcaaaacacatctctgCCCACCTaaccagcgccaaggtggtctcaggtcagatgggtcctacgctaaacctacctaagccgttgggcttctatgttcaggagcgcagacgctgcacatatggtgtgctgctcctagtcaccttcatgtgcatcaagcaaccgatgggaggaggagtaagcacacctttatgtaccacctaatcaaggcggtctgtttgataggaagggcaaaagtgcgttggaatgctactcccaagataaaataggtgcgcattcacacttgaaggtgccactccctcaagcatatactacataataaacaaaaaatcggagaaaaaactaagataaaaacatcctgcacggtatgataaataaatatgtgaatgtccctggccacattcacgaaaaaaatcacagaaaaaaagataataatgcactaacaaaatagatgcaagcattatatatgaacCAAGCTATCtttgtttttttatgtgattTCATAAATGAAGCCTTCAGAATGGCTCATAGATGGTAAAGAGGACATCAAAGTAGAGTTACTGCAGGCTTCAATGATTACCTCGCTGCTTACCTCAGTAATCAATAGCAACCTGGCAAAGGAGTAAACTATCGCCTCTAAACTATTCATTCCTGCTGAGCCTCCACACATATTCAAAAATATGTGAAAATGCATAGCAGATGATACAAATGACTTACCGGGAGCGGTTACACTGCAGGTAAGTTGTCAGGCCAGATGAACATGTCTGCACCACATAGTTGTCACAATCCCAAAGTGAGCTGTTGTTCTCCAGACACTGTAAGGTCATAGGCTCCACAGACAACTTGACCTTGGTAAGTGGTGAGAAAATAGGAGACTGTGGCGTACAGCCCATCTGTGAGCAGAGGAGAGCATGGCATGAGACAAGGGAATGAAatcatataatgtacagtatatttaaCCCTCCCCATCATATTTCTCAGAGCTCTATGGGCAATGTATTCACTGACATTGTAAAGTTCAATGTATAA is a genomic window of Bufo bufo chromosome 1, aBufBuf1.1, whole genome shotgun sequence containing:
- the LOC120986152 gene encoding scavenger receptor cysteine-rich type 1 protein M130-like isoform X1, whose amino-acid sequence is MELALPLSWSLCLWLSSLAQGGTSGLRSTLAILQNESLVGNEEACRGIILLFINETANLVCDSHWSPESPLAHVVCKESGCGAPNSTWTLQSSPEDTYGAVQGLQCKGDESSVNECESRGEAMQECDPQSIAAVSCHQNVSDHTVAWRLSRGRTSCDGHVEVFTGDQWSPICFNTVEKTEASLLCQQMGCTPQSPIFSPLTKVKLSVEPMTLQCLENNSSLWDCDNYVVQTCSSGLTTYLQCNRSRMKESWLVWFTICLAVIMILIFCWVRVFKSWKFCTQCLHKNMHYIFCKRSRPNHETHTRRNNHHREPPNLNVQETNSPPSSPGVLQDPSEVNALLAPHGFRLNNTITPPPSYMHALRVLSRPLENTQTPPPSYLEALKVLSRPILVHVNATDCPDEKEDLDVLTPKEKEEGS
- the LOC120986152 gene encoding scavenger receptor cysteine-rich type 1 protein M130-like isoform X2, with the translated sequence MELALPLSWSLCLWLSSLAQGGTSGLRSTLAILQNESLVGNEEACRGIILLFINETANLVCDSHWSPESPLAHVVCKESGCGAPNSTWTLQSSPEDTYGAVQGLQCKGDESSVNECESRGEAMQECDPQSIAAVSCHQNVSDHTAWRLSRGRTSCDGHVEVFTGDQWSPICFNTVEKTEASLLCQQMGCTPQSPIFSPLTKVKLSVEPMTLQCLENNSSLWDCDNYVVQTCSSGLTTYLQCNRSRMKESWLVWFTICLAVIMILIFCWVRVFKSWKFCTQCLHKNMHYIFCKRSRPNHETHTRRNNHHREPPNLNVQETNSPPSSPGVLQDPSEVNALLAPHGFRLNNTITPPPSYMHALRVLSRPLENTQTPPPSYLEALKVLSRPILVHVNATDCPDEKEDLDVLTPKEKEEGS